The proteins below come from a single Micropterus dolomieu isolate WLL.071019.BEF.003 ecotype Adirondacks linkage group LG05, ASM2129224v1, whole genome shotgun sequence genomic window:
- the LOC123970891 gene encoding type-2 ice-structuring protein-like isoform X1: MKIKPDQACARVHGLRNPETAEATDAEKEKEKVIIIFSIISIMKMLTVAALVCAMMALTRAAALPEANPENAQQAKSHLVKRATFCSGRWSEIDGRCFLFVPRAMTWSQAERNCQSLGANLASVRRAEEYHQIQRLISDSTHGNTLAWLGATDAAQEGVWLWNDGTPFAFSYWCRGEPNNAGYQHCLQMNYGGDKCWDDMQCHNHLPSVCVKKSFQFRA; encoded by the exons ATGAAGATAAAACCAGACCAAGCATGTGCCCGCGTACATGGACTAAGAAATCCTGAG ACAGCTGAAGCTACAGACGCtgagaaggaaaaagagaag GTTATCATCATCTTCAGCATCATCTCCATCATGAAGATGCTGACTGTGGCTGCACTTGTTTGTGCCATGATGGCTCTGACTCGAGCTGCTG CTCTTCCAGAGGCAAACCCCGAAAATGCCCAACAAG CAAAGAGTCACCTGGTCAAGAGGGCCACATTTTGTTCTGGTCGCTGGTCTGAGATAGATGGTCGCTGTTTCCTCTTCGTTCCAAGAGCCATGACTTGGTCTCAAGCTGAG AGAAACTGTCAGTCCTTAGGTGCAAACCTCGCATCCGTACGTAGAGCTGAGGAGTATCATCAGATTCAAAGGCTGATATCCGATAGTACTCATGGGAATACGCTGGCATGGCTTGGAGCCACTGACGCTGCACAG GAGGGTGTTTGGCTGTGGAATGATGGTACGCCTTTCGCCTTTTCATACTGGTGCAGGGGAGAGCCAAATAACGCTGGATATCAGCACTGTTTACAAATGAATTATGGAG GTGACAAATGCTGGGATGATATGCAGTGTCACAATCACCTTCCATCTGTCTGTGTTAAGAAATCCTTCCAATTCCGGGCCTGA
- the LOC123970891 gene encoding type-2 ice-structuring protein-like isoform X2: protein MKMLTVAALVCAMMALTRAAALPEANPENAQQAKSHLVKRATFCSGRWSEIDGRCFLFVPRAMTWSQAERNCQSLGANLASVRRAEEYHQIQRLISDSTHGNTLAWLGATDAAQEGVWLWNDGTPFAFSYWCRGEPNNAGYQHCLQMNYGGDKCWDDMQCHNHLPSVCVKKSFQFRA, encoded by the exons ATGAAGATGCTGACTGTGGCTGCACTTGTTTGTGCCATGATGGCTCTGACTCGAGCTGCTG CTCTTCCAGAGGCAAACCCCGAAAATGCCCAACAAG CAAAGAGTCACCTGGTCAAGAGGGCCACATTTTGTTCTGGTCGCTGGTCTGAGATAGATGGTCGCTGTTTCCTCTTCGTTCCAAGAGCCATGACTTGGTCTCAAGCTGAG AGAAACTGTCAGTCCTTAGGTGCAAACCTCGCATCCGTACGTAGAGCTGAGGAGTATCATCAGATTCAAAGGCTGATATCCGATAGTACTCATGGGAATACGCTGGCATGGCTTGGAGCCACTGACGCTGCACAG GAGGGTGTTTGGCTGTGGAATGATGGTACGCCTTTCGCCTTTTCATACTGGTGCAGGGGAGAGCCAAATAACGCTGGATATCAGCACTGTTTACAAATGAATTATGGAG GTGACAAATGCTGGGATGATATGCAGTGTCACAATCACCTTCCATCTGTCTGTGTTAAGAAATCCTTCCAATTCCGGGCCTGA
- the LOC123970889 gene encoding flavin-containing monooxygenase 5-like, protein MTRRVAVIGGGSSGLACIKCCLDEGLVPVCYESSDDIGGLWRFKENPEPDRASIYHSVIINTSKEMMCFSDFPIPAHFPNFMHNSLIMDYFRMYADHFQLTKHIRFNTKVLQVKQRSDFSHSGQWDVETENKEGKKEKHIFDAVMICIGHHCHPNMPLHDFPGIDTFKGKYFHSRDYKTPEEWRNKKAVVIGIGNSGGDIAVELSRVTKQVYISTRRGAWILNRVSNKGVPVDMLNDKVVIYMRQILPFGLLCSMAERRLNQRFDHSLYNLKPKHRLLSQHPTVNDELPNRILSGTVQVKPNIRRFQGSSVEFDDGSVVEDVDLVVFATGYRFSFPFLASHVVSVSENKASLYKYVFPPELDRPTLAIIGLVQPLGAIMPISEMQARWATRVFKGCIKLPSVASMLKDFQCKQETMAKRYVTSQRHTIQVDYIRYMDEIAELVGVRPNILTMLLTDPRLGLNVTFGPCTPYQYRLRGPGKWAGARQAILTQWERVAQPMQTRPCDEPKPKRSFVWPLILTAASVGLAAYFNRNNLPALDPTALLDKIKVQMSAQ, encoded by the exons ATGACCCGTCGTGTGGcagtgattggaggaggtagttcAGGTCTGGCCTGTATCAAGTGCTGTCTGGATGAGGGCCTGGTGCCTGTCTGCTATGAAAGCAGCGATGACATTGGTGGTCTGTGGAGGTTTAAG GAGAATCCAGAGCCAGACAGGGCCAGCATCTACCACTCTGTCATCATCAACACCTCCAAGGAGATGATGTGTTTCAGTGATTTTCCCATTCCTGCTCACTTCCCCAACTTCATGCACAACTCCCTCATCATGGACTACTTTCGAATGTATGCCGATCACTTCCAGCTCACCAAGCACATACGCTTCAAT ACCAAAGTCTTGCAGGTGAAGCAGAGATCCGATTTTTCTCATTCAGGCCAGTGGGACGTTGAGACGGAGAACAAGGAAGGCAAAAAggagaaacacatttttgatgCTGTGATGATCTGTATTGGACATCACTGCCACCCCAACATGCCACTTCATGACTTCCCAG GCATTGACACTTTCAAGGGAAAGTATTTCCACAGCAGAGACTACAAGACTCCTGAGGAGTGGAGGAATAAAAAGGCTGTAGTGATTGGAATAGGAAACTCTGGAGGAGACATAGCAGTGGAACTGAGCAGAGTCACCAAGCAG GTATATATAAGCACTCGAAGGGGAGCCTGGATCCTAAATCGAGTTTCAAACAAAGGTGTTCCTGTTGATATGCTTAATGACAAGGTGGTGATTTATATGCGCCAAATCCTTCCCTTTGGATTACTCTGCAGCATGGCAGAGAGACGACTCAACCAGAGATTTGATCACAGTCTGTACAACTTGAAGCCTAAGCACAG GTTGTTAAGCCAACATCCCACAGTCAATGATGAGCTTCCCAACCGCATCCTATCTGGAACAGTTCAGGTGAAACCCAACATCCGCAGATTTCAGGGTTCCAGTGTGGAGTTTGATGATGGGAGTGTAGTGGAAGATGTTGACCTGGTG GTGTTTGCCACAGGTTACAGGTTTTCCTTTCCATTCCTGGCCTCACATGTGGTCTCAGTGTCTGAGAACAAAGCGTCTCTGTACAAGTATGTGTTTCCTCCTGAGTTGGACCGCCCCACTCTGGCTATCATTGGTCTAGTGCAGCCCCTGGGAGCCATTATGCCCATCTCTGAGATGCAGGCCAGATGGGCCACACGGGTCTTTAAAG GCTGCATCAAGCTTCCATCAGTGGCTTCCATGCTAAAAGACTTCCAGTGCAAGCAGGAGACAATGGCTAAAAG GTATGTAACCAGTCAGAGACACACCATCCAGGTCGACTATATCCGCTACATGGATGAGATAGCAGAGCTGGTGGGGGTTCGACCCAACATCCTGACGATGCTGCTGACTGATCCCAGACTGGGACTGAACGTGACGTTCGGCCCCTGCACGCCGTACCAGTATCGTCTCAGGGGGCCAGGAAAGTGGGCCGGAGCCCGCCAGGCCATCCTCACTCAGTGGGAGAGAGTGGCTCAACCCATGCAGACCAGGCCCTGTGATGAGCCCAAACCCAAGAGGTCGTTTGTTTGGCCTCTGATTCTGACAGCTGCTTCTGTGGGTTTGGCTGCCTACTTTAACAGGAACAACCTTCCAGCTTTAGATCCCACTGCACTGTTGGACAAGATTAAAGTGCAAATGTCTGCTCAGTGA
- the LOC123970890 gene encoding flavin-containing monooxygenase 5-like, translating to MMCFSDFPIPAHFPNFMHNSLIMDYFRMYADHFQLTKHIRFNTKVLQVKQRSDFSHSGQWDVETENKEGKKEKHIFDAVMICIGHHCHPNMPLHDFPGIDTFKGKYFHSRDYKTPEEWRNKKAVVIGIGNSGGDIAVELSRVTKQLYLSTRRGAWILNRVGYHGMPLDLFFNRMLTFLQKIFPFGFLCGLAERQLSQRFDHALYNLKPKHRLLSQHPTVNDELPNRILSGTVQVKPNIRRFQGSSVEFDDGSVVEDVDLVVFATGYRFSFPFLASHVVSVSENKASLYKYVFPPELDRPTLAIIGLVQPLGAIMPISEMQARWATRVFKGCIKLPSVASMLKDIQCKQETMAKRYVTSQRHTIQVDYIRYMDEIAELVGVRPNIPRMLLTDPRLGLNVMFGPCTPYQYRLRGPGKWAGARQAILTQWERVAQPMQTRPCDEPKPKRSFVWPLILTTAAVGLAAYFNRNNLPAFLQDPTALLDKIKLQMSAQ from the exons ATGATGTGTTTCAGTGATTTTCCCATTCCTGCTCACTTCCCCAACTTCATGCACAACTCCCTCATCATGGACTACTTTCGAATGTATGCCGATCACTTCCAGCTCACCAAGCACATACGCTTCAAT ACCAAAGTCTTGCAGGTGAAGCAGAGATCCGATTTTTCTCATTCAGGCCAGTGGGACGTTGAGACGGAGAACAAGGAAGGCAAAAAggagaaacacatttttgatgCTGTGATGATCTGTATTGGACATCACTGCCACCCCAACATGCCACTTCATGACTTCCCAG gcATTGACACTTTCAAGGGAAAGTATTTTCACAGCAGAGACTACAAGACTCCCGAGGAGTGGAGGAATAAAAAGGCTGTAGTGATTGGAATAGGAAACTCTGGAGGAGACATAGCAGTGGAACTGAGCAGAGTCACCAAGCAG CTGTACCTGAGCACTCGAAGAGGCGCCTGGATTCTGAACCGAGTTGGGTACCATGGGATGCcccttgatttgttttttaacaggATGTTGACTTTCCTGCAGAAAATCTTTCCCTTTGGTTTTTTATGTGGTCTGGCAGAGAGACAGCTCAGCCAAAGATTTGATCACGCTCTGTACAATCTTAAACCAAAGCACAG GTTGTTAAGCCAACATCCCACAGTCAATGATGAGCTTCCCAACCGCATCCTATCTGGAACAGTTCAGGTGAAACCCAACATCCGCAGATTTCAGGGTTCCAGTGTGGAGTTTGATGATGGGAGTGTAGTGGAAGATGTTGACCTGGTG GTGTTTGCCACAGGTTACAGGTTTTCCTTTCCATTCCTGGCCTCACATGTGGTCTCAGTGTCTGAGAACAAAGCGTCTCTGTACAAGTATGTGTTTCCTCCTGAGTTGGACCGCCCCACTCTGGCTATCATTGGTCTAGTGCAGCCCCTGGGAGCCATTATGCCCATCTCTGAGATGCAGGCCAGATGGGCCACACGGGTCTTTAAAG GCTGCATCAAGCTTCCATCAGTGGCTTCCATGCTAAAAGACATCCAGTGCAAGCAGGAGACAATGGCTAAAAG GTATGTAACCAGTCAGAGACACACCATCCAGGTCGACTATATCCGCTACATGGATGAGATAGCAGAGCTGGTGGGGGTTCGACCCAACATCCCGAGGATGCTGCTGACTGATCCCAGACTGGGACTGAACGTGATGTTCGGCCCCTGCACGCCGTACCAGTATCGTCTCAGGGGGCCAGGAAAGTGGGCCGGAGCCCGCCAGGCCATCCTCACTCAGTGGGAGAGAGTGGCTCAACCCATGCAGACCAGGCCCTGTGATGAGCCCAAACCCAAGAGGTCGTTTGTTTGGCCTCTGATTCTGACAACTGCTGCTGTGGGTTTGGCTGCCTACTTTAACAGGAACAACCTTCCAGCTTTCCTACAAGATCCCACTGCACTGTTGGACAAGATTAAACTGCAAATGTCTGCTCAGTGA